A single window of Anopheles moucheti chromosome 2, idAnoMoucSN_F20_07, whole genome shotgun sequence DNA harbors:
- the LOC128299087 gene encoding uncharacterized protein LOC128299087, which produces MSCSLHKSDPRAKLLTGMTFWGVTLPLACIVLGYGVTANMNYDVHIDKLERVGDTGEYFKYNYSYEKISDMKFSMGAQIQQLKELDDTYTVKALMARADLAEGSEYEVMMDLQKTLCDWMRTVYKTYFYDELAKVSNFPHYDTCPLPVGEYVVENYVLDTEPYSEMMSEGRWKAEMMLMKDDKICSGIVMMTTVKPKEER; this is translated from the exons ATGAGCTGCTCGTTACACAAATCCGATCCACGGGCAAAACTGCTAACGGGGATGACGTTTTGGGGAGTTACTTTGCCACTGGCGTGTATAGTGTTGGGATATGGAGTCACCGCAAATATG AATTATGACGTTCACATCGACAAGCTGGAGCGGGTTGGGGATACGGGCGAATACTTCAAGTACAACTACAGCTACGAGAAAATCTCCGACATGAAGTTTTCCATGGGTGCACAGATACAGCAGCTGAAGGAGCTCGACGACACGTACACGGTGAAGGCCCTGATGGCCCGGGCCGATCTTGCGGAAGGTAGCGAGTACGAGGTAATGATGGACCTGCAGAAGACACTGTGTGACTGGATGCGTACGGTTTACAAAACGTACTTCTACGACGAGCTAGCAAAGGTGAGCAATTTCCCCCATTACGACACGTGTCCGCTGCCGGTGGGCGAGTATGTCGTGGAGAACTATGTGCTCGACACCGAACCGTACAGTGAGATGATGTCCGAGGGCCGATGGAAGGCGGAAATGATGCTGATGAAGGACGATAAAATCTGTTCCGGTATCGTTATGATGACTACGGTGAAACCGAAAGAGGAGAGATAG